In the genome of Dehalogenimonas sp. THU2, the window GACGCAAGTCTTCCCCGACGGCGGCTGGCGCTACCGCGATTATGTGGTCGCCGGACTGGAAAACAGTGTCTCCCCTAGGCACAAATGGTTTCCCGCCGTCCCTGATTACCAATCCTAATACCACCTTATCCGGCAGGTTGATTTCATTCAGCGATTTGCCCACCGCCACTCCGGAACGGGCTCGGACTTCCATGATCTCCAGATCCCGCTGATCGCCGGTGATGCAGAAGAGATGGGTAAGGGGATGGGAAGGGACCTCGTGCTCGATGCGTTCCAGGATTATGTTGGTGGAGTTGACCGTCACGTCCACACCCAGCTTCTTGAAAATCGACTCGTTGCGGGGGTCGCGGACGCGGGCGATGGTGCGGGGGACGTTGAAGCGGTATTTGGCCACCTGGGAGGCCACCAGGTTGTCCTCGTCGTCGCCGGTGACAGCGATCAGCATGTCGGCGCGCCCGGTACCGGCTTCGGCCTGGATGCCCGTCTCGCAGGCATCGCCGCGGAGGCAGATGTTGCCCAGTTCCTTATTGATCTTTTCGCAGACCTCGAAATTACGTTCGATGAGCAGGGTTTCATGCCCTTCAGCCAGCAGGGCTTTGGTCAGGGAATAGCCCAGGCGGCCGCCGCCGACAATAATGATATACATCTAGGTCTCCAGCTTCTCTTTCAGCATTTCGGCGAAGATGGTGGTGGGACTGAGGGCTTCCAGTCCGAGGATGGTGTAGAGGTCACGGCGCAGCGGGTCATAGATGCGGCACAACACCTTGTTAACGTTGAAGATCTTACGGGCCATCTGCGCGGCCATGACGTTGCGATTGTCGCCCTGGGTCACCGCCACGAAGGCGTCAGCTTCTTCGATGCCGGCTTTTTTAAGGACATCCTCGTCAAGCCCGTTACCCAGTAGCGCGGTGCCCTTGAAATCTGCCGGGAGACGGCGGAAGGAATAGGCGTCGGTATCCAAGGCGACAACGCTGTGTCCTTCCTTGTCGAGGAGGGACGCCAGTTGAGCGCCGACACGTCCGCAGCCCATAATGATCACTTTCATCCGGAAAACTCCTTAAATGGACTGCTGCCGGTGACTGAGAATGACCCGGCAGGGGGCGTTCTGGAGTATGTAGGGCACCACTTCGCCGAGGCTGAACTCCCCGAAGTGGGTCTTGTAGTCGGAACCGATGACGATGGTGTCGGCTTTCTGTTCCACCGCCTCGTCGACGATGGCCGGGCCCACCGCCCTGGCTTGGAGGAGGTTGGTCTCGACGGAGCAGTTGTATTTTTTTCCCAAGTTTTCAAATCTCGACAGGACACCCTCGGCCTTGGCGATCTCGGAATCGATCTCCGCGTCCAGCGGCAGCGAACGGTCCACCGAGATGATATGGGTGACGACCACCCGGGCATTGCCGGCGCACCGTGACAGGTGGCAGGCCAGCTCCAGCGCGTCCTCATCTTCAGCTCGCCCGGCTACCGGGACCAGCAGTGTGTGGTATTCAGTCATGTATTAAAGTGTCTTTGCACACGTAAGGGTATTATAAGCGCCCATGGCCGGTTTGACAACAACCGTGTATGAACTTGCGAATCTAATGCGTATCATCGAACGTAAAACGCTCGCGGGAATTGTTTTTTGTTTTTTCACAGATCCTTTTTTTGGAAACAATCCGATTTTTCACGACTGGGCACCCGGCTGTCCAAACGTGAGATTGTTCCAAATCAATAATAGAATCAAATAAAACAATTCCCTTGGCGGGTCGTGAGTTACGAGCCGCGGGTGGCGAGTAATGAGGGTTGGCGTGATTGTACGACAATTGATTCAATTGTTTTCCTTATTAAATGGTTTGGAATGACTCGGAGACACGGTATCGGTGCTTGGATATGGGAGATAGAGAACATATGATAAGCCCGTCGTAGTGCTATTGTCAATGGGATTTTGGCGGGTTTTCAAAATATTTATGCGATATCATTCGGTATTATGGTGGCGCCGTAAATCCCTCTTAATCTCCCTTTACGAAAGGGAGAGACGCGAATTGAAACCAGAATCGTTTTCTCCCGCGGAGAACGACGAGAATTATACGAGGGAGATTGCAGGTCAGGTTGGAGTCAAGCACAGCACGCGATGTGATGGAACGTCTAGATCGTTTCACCAGAGGGATCCCCGATTTCATCGGGGCAAAGACGATGACGGGAGGGTAGAACCGGTTAATAACGTCGCCAGAACGACGGGACGAAAATGACCATAAGAGTGAATATCTCCAGGCGGCCGGCCAGCATCAGGACGATGAGCACCATCTTACCCGGGTCCGGGATCCAGGCGAAACTCTCATAAGGACCGACCCCACCCAGACCGGGACCGATATTACTGATAGTAGTGACGACGGCAGAAAGCGCCGTTTCGATGTCCAGTCCCAGCGCGCTCATGATGAGAAACCCGCCCCACATAACGGCAAAATAAATCACGGTTAAGCTGATGATTCGGGAAACGGTCTTTTCAGCGAGCACGGTGTCGCCGACCTTGAGGGGGATAACGGCATTGGGATTGAAGGCCAGGATGACCCGGCGGTAGGAGTACTTGAACAGTACCAGGAGACGGATGACTTTGAGACCGCCTGCGGTGGAACCGGCCGAACCACCGATAACCATGAGCATTAATAAGAGCGCGCGGCTAAGAGCGGGCCATTCGTCGAAATTGGCGGTTGAATAACCGGTAGAGGTCATGATTGCGGTTGCCTGGAAAGCGCCTTGCCTCAACGCGTCAGCGAAAGGCATGACGTCGTTCGACACCAGATTGAAGGTGAGGATCAGAGCTGCCGCCCCCATCAAGCCGGCATAGAGCTGGAATTCCGGATTGCGAAACAGCTTACCCGGGCGCCGTTTCATGAAAAGATAATAGAAAAGTGCGAAATTGATTCCGGCGAGGAACATGAAGAAATTGACGACGAACTGTACTGGGATACTCCCGTAGTCTTCGATGCTGAGATTTACCGGTGCGAAACCGCCGGTAGGCATAGTGGTCAGCGATATATTGACGCTGTCCAAAAGCGGAAGGCCGGCCGCCACCAACGCAGCGAAACACAACAGGGTGAAGGCAACGTAGATCATCCACAGGGCTTTGGCGGTGTCCCGGATGCGGGATGTCAGACGCTCGCCTTTTTCCCCCGACATCTCGGCCTCAGCCATCTGGGCGGCGCCGATGCCGAGTAAAGGAAACAAGGCGACGAAAAGCATGATGATACCCATACCGCCCAGCCACTGGGTCAGGGAGCGCCAGAGCAGGATGCCTTCCGACTGGCCGGTGATGCTAGTCATCACCGTAGCGCCGGTGGTGGTGAAGCCGCTCATCGTCTCGAAGAAGGCGTCCAGATAGTTTGGTAGCACCCCGGAAAAATAAAAAGGCAGGGCGCCGAAGGCGGTTGCGGTAAACCAGGCGGCGACCACCAGGACAAAGACTTCCCTTTGAGCGAGTTGTTTTTTACCTTCACGAGTCAGGAAAAACATCAGGCTGCCGCAAAGAATCGTCAGCGCGGCGGCGGCGGCCAGAGCGCCGGCAGCCCTGTCTCCCTGGGTCAGGCTGAAGACAGCCGGCACGGCCATAGCGCCACCAACCAGGGCAGTCAACAAACCAAGAAAATGGACGATGGATATCAGACTCATAACGGCTTTACTTGAAGAGGTTTTCCACGTCCGGGATGGCGGCGAGGGTGGACACGAGGACGACGTGATCCCCCGGCTCGACGGTTCCCTCATCCGGAGGCACCACGGCGCGGCCGTTGCGGATGAAGGCAGCGATGATGGCGTCGGCAGGCAGCGATATCTCTGCCATAGTCTTACCGGCGAATTGAGCGCCGGGGGCGACGACGAATTCGATCGCCTCAAGCGTGGATTGTTCCAGCACCGCAGCGGCGATGGCTCCACCGCGTAGCACATAATGGGCGATCTTGCGGGCGGTGATAATGGCGGGTGAACCAGCCACGTCGATGCCGGCGGCCTCCGCGAGGGGAATGTAGTCCGGCTTGTTGATAACGGTCAGCGTACGGCCGACACCGAGATTTTTAGCCAGCAGGCTGGCCAGGATGTTGAGTTCGTCGTTTTCCGTAGCGGCTACCACAGCGTCAGCGTTTTCGATGCCCTGCTGCACCAGAAACTCCCGCTCGGTAGGTTCGCCTTGAATGACAGACACGTGCTCCAACTTGGCGGCGATCTCCTCCGCCCGTTCCTGGTCGCGTTCGATGATCTTGACCCGGACGCCCTGACGCTCCAGACCCTCGGCAACCAGGAAACCGATGCGGCCACCGCCGATAATAGCTACATTGCGGGCAGGACGCTTGGGAGTGGCAAACAGCCGACCCATACGTTCCAATTGGGAGCCGGTGGCGGCCACGTAGACGGAATCACCCTCATGAAGGACCTCGTCCGGATGAGCGATAACACCGCCTTCGGCGTGTCCGATGGCGACGATATGAAAAGGAATACCCGGAGTGATCTCCGAGAGTTTTTTGTCAAACAGGCTGTCATCTTCCACCTTGAACTCCCGGATCTGCACAGCACCGTCGCCGAACTGTTCCGCAGGGGTGGAATAGAAACCGGCCAAGATGGATAAGATCTCCGCGGCCATCTCCCCTTCCGGGTTGATGAATATATCAATACCCAGGCTCTTAGGGCGGACGATGCGGCGTGTGCCGCCCGGGCTCTTGGCCGGCAACTGGAAATAACCGGTGTAATCAGGATTCCGGATACGGGCGGCGGTGCGCGCCGCGCCCATCTCCTTGGCGATGAAGCAGATGACCATGTTGGTTTCATCGGAGTCGGTAACGGCCAGCACCAGGTCGGCGCGATGAGCCTCGACCTCCCGAAGGATACGGGGCGTGGCGGCGTTGCCTCTAATGGCGCGGACGTCAAGATGGCGACGAATATCTTCAATACACGCCGCGGACTCTTCGATGACTACGACATCATGGTTTTCCACCGAGAGTAATGAAGCGATGTTGGAGCCGACGACACCGCCGCCGGCGATGATGATATACACCTAGCGGGTCCTCGTCGTTCTCCCAGGATTAAAAAAGGACGCCAAAGCGTTCAGGAAACCGGAAACCTTGCCGCGAGGTCGACGGGAGACCCGGATGACACGGTCGCCGGGACGAGTAATGATGGGGTTGCGGGGCTGCGGACTGGGTAATTCTGCTTTCATGACCCTCTCAAGCGATTTACCAAGCAATGCTGGTCCAACTGAAGGCGCATTTTAGGGCTAAACCTTGCCGATGTCAACCCAAGGCCCCGTTGGGGAAATTCGAAGCACGAATATCGAAATCCGAAACAAATTAATCCAATTTCAAAAGTTTGCGATTTTCAGGCTTTGAACATTCGAGTCTTTGGATTTGAACATTGTTTAGATATTAGATATTTGTGATTAGAAATTAGTGCTCAGGGTTTTCGTAGGGATGGGGAGTCAGGGGGCAGGCGCCCGGTTCCAGGGAGCATAACAGGCCGCCGGGGGCGCAGGACTGGCATTCCATTTGAAGCGTTGTGTGGGTGATGCTGTAGCGCTCCGCCAGCATCTTCTCCACCGCGGCCCGGACCTTGGCCGTTTCCGAGGTCAGCCGGTCGGCGATGACGATGTGGCTGGACAGGGCGTGAAGCTGCGGCGTCAGGCTCCAGACGTGCAGATCATGCAACTCTTCGACGCCGGGAACAGACTTGAGCGCCTCCGCCAGTTCATCCAGCCGGATATGTGCCGGGGTGGCCTCTAAAAGCACCGCCAGCGCCTCCGAGAGAATGCCCCAGGCGGACACAGCGATGATGACGGCGATGAGGGCGCTGACCACGGCATCGGCGGCGCTCAGACCGGTGAACATGATGATCAGCGCGCCGATGATGACGCCGACCGAGGCCAGGGCGTCGCCCAGGACATGCCAGAAGGCGCTCTTGACGTTCAGGCTCTCTTTCTGGGCTTCACGCAGCCAGAAGGCGACCACCAGATTGGCGGTCAGGCCGATAAAGGCTACCGCCAGCATGACCGGGCTGTTCACTTCTGGCGGCGATTGAAGCCGCTGTACCGCTTCGTAAATGATGAAACCGGCGATGCCGAAGATGAGCAAGGCGTTGACTGCCGCCACCACTACGCCCAGTCGGTGATAACCGAAGGTCATCTTGTGGGAGGCCGGTCGCTGAGCCTGCCGCAGCGCGTAGGCCGATAACGACAAAGCCACGATGTCGGCGAAGACGTGACCGGCGTCGGATAACAGGGCGAGGCTGTTGGAGATCAGGCCGCCGGCTACTTCGGCGACGAAGATCACGCTGGAGATGATGATGCCCAGCTTGAGCCGGCCACCGGCGGTTGGATGGGCGTGTTGGTGCTGATGCATGTTGACGCTCGCTCAATATCGCGGCCGGTTGTTTTTTTGACTCCGCCATATTATCATAACAACAATTTCTGATTTGTCTAATCGGTAACCTGGAGGCACCCGTGGTCAAGCTATCGTTCATGCCCCGTGAGGAAAAATTCTTCGATCTGATCGAAGCCGGCGCGGCTAACGCCGTGCGCACCGCCGAAGCGCTCAAGGATCTGGTCGACGACTGGCGCGACGTGCCGGAAAAAGTGATGAAGATAGCCGATCTGGAACATGCCGGTGACTCGGTTACACACCAGATCATCGCCATGCTTCACCGCAGCTTCGTAACGCCGTTCGATCGGGAGGATATCGCTCTCCTGGCGCATTCCCTGGATGACGTGACCGATTTCATCCATTCGGCGGCGGATTACATGGTTCTTTATAAGGTAGGCCTCCCGGGGCCGCGCGTCCGCGTGCTGGCCGATATCATCGTGGCGGCGACCAAGGAAATGGCCATCGCGGCACCCAAGTTGCGCAAAACAGCCACCATGAAAAAAGTCCTGGAAAACTGTATCGAGATCAACCGGCTGGAAAACCTTGCCGACCAGGAATACCGGGCGGCTTTAGTTGAATTGTTCGAAGAGCATGAGATGGCCGATGTCATCAAATGGCGCGAGATCTATGAAGCGATGGAAAGCGCCACCGACCGCTGCGAGGACGTGGCCAATGTCTTCGAGGGGGTAGCTCTCAAGAATGCCTGATGCCGCTTTAGGCGTTCTTATCCTGATTGTGGCGCTGGCCATCGGCCTCGGTTTCGTCAACGGCATGAACGACGCCGCCAACGCTATCGCCACCACTATCGGCAGCCGGGTACTGTCGCCAAGAGCGGCTATCATCATGGCGGCTTTTGCCAACCTGGCCGGCGCGGCCACCGGCACCGCGGTAGCCGCTACCATCGGCAAAGGCATCCTGCACCCGGAGTTCATCAGTTTCAGCGTCATCATCGCCGCTCTGATGGCTGTCGTCATCTGGGGCGGGTTAGCCACCTATTTCGGCCTGCCCATCAGCCTGACTCATGGCCTGGTTTCCGGTTTGGCCTTCGCGGGGTTGGCGGCAGGCGGTTTCGACGCGGTCAACCTGGCGGTAATGGGAAGAATCATCTCCGCGGTAGTGACGGCACCGATGCTAGGCTTCGTCGGGGGTTTTATTTTGATGCTGGGGGTTTACTGGCTCTTCAAAGACAGCCTGCCGGCGCGCCTGCGTGCGATCTTTTCCAATGGACAGATTCTTTCCGCCGCTTTCATGGCCTATACCCACGGCAAGAATGACGGCCAGATGCCCATAGGCGTCATCACCATGGCACTGGTTATCTACAGCGGAAACGCCGGGTTATGGGAAGGCATTCCGTGGTGGGTCATCATCGTCTCGGCGGCAGCCATCAGCTCCGGCACGGCTATCGGCGGCTGGCGGGTGATGAAGACGCTGGGTTTCCGGGTGACCAATCTGAAACCGGCACAGGGTTTTGTAGCCCAGACGTCGGCGGCCAGCGTTATCGAACTGGCTTCCAATCTGGGTATTCCGGTCAGTACTACCCACTCCATGAGCGCCGCCATCATGGGCGTCGGGGCTACCAGGCGCTTCTCCGCGGTACGCTGGAGCGTGGCGGGTAACATCCTGACCGCATGGCTGGTGACCTTCCCCATCT includes:
- a CDS encoding DUF47 domain-containing protein is translated as MVKLSFMPREEKFFDLIEAGAANAVRTAEALKDLVDDWRDVPEKVMKIADLEHAGDSVTHQIIAMLHRSFVTPFDREDIALLAHSLDDVTDFIHSAADYMVLYKVGLPGPRVRVLADIIVAATKEMAIAAPKLRKTATMKKVLENCIEINRLENLADQEYRAALVELFEEHEMADVIKWREIYEAMESATDRCEDVANVFEGVALKNA
- a CDS encoding inorganic phosphate transporter, with amino-acid sequence MPDAALGVLILIVALAIGLGFVNGMNDAANAIATTIGSRVLSPRAAIIMAAFANLAGAATGTAVAATIGKGILHPEFISFSVIIAALMAVVIWGGLATYFGLPISLTHGLVSGLAFAGLAAGGFDAVNLAVMGRIISAVVTAPMLGFVGGFILMLGVYWLFKDSLPARLRAIFSNGQILSAAFMAYTHGKNDGQMPIGVITMALVIYSGNAGLWEGIPWWVIIVSAAAISSGTAIGGWRVMKTLGFRVTNLKPAQGFVAQTSAASVIELASNLGIPVSTTHSMSAAIMGVGATRRFSAVRWSVAGNILTAWLVTFPICGAIAYAVASILKLF
- a CDS encoding cation diffusion facilitator family transporter is translated as MHQHQHAHPTAGGRLKLGIIISSVIFVAEVAGGLISNSLALLSDAGHVFADIVALSLSAYALRQAQRPASHKMTFGYHRLGVVVAAVNALLIFGIAGFIIYEAVQRLQSPPEVNSPVMLAVAFIGLTANLVVAFWLREAQKESLNVKSAFWHVLGDALASVGVIIGALIIMFTGLSAADAVVSALIAVIIAVSAWGILSEALAVLLEATPAHIRLDELAEALKSVPGVEELHDLHVWSLTPQLHALSSHIVIADRLTSETAKVRAAVEKMLAERYSITHTTLQMECQSCAPGGLLCSLEPGACPLTPHPYENPEH
- a CDS encoding TrkA family potassium uptake protein → MYIIIVGGGRLGYSLTKALLAEGHETLLIERNFEVCEKINKELGNICLRGDACETGIQAEAGTGRADMLIAVTGDDEDNLVASQVAKYRFNVPRTIARVRDPRNESIFKKLGVDVTVNSTNIILERIEHEVPSHPLTHLFCITGDQRDLEIMEVRARSGVAVGKSLNEINLPDKVVLGLVIRDGGKPFVPRGDTVFQSGDHIIAVAPAAVGEDLRLLFNGA
- the trkA gene encoding Trk system potassium transporter TrkA → MYIIIAGGGVVGSNIASLLSVENHDVVVIEESAACIEDIRRHLDVRAIRGNAATPRILREVEAHRADLVLAVTDSDETNMVICFIAKEMGAARTAARIRNPDYTGYFQLPAKSPGGTRRIVRPKSLGIDIFINPEGEMAAEILSILAGFYSTPAEQFGDGAVQIREFKVEDDSLFDKKLSEITPGIPFHIVAIGHAEGGVIAHPDEVLHEGDSVYVAATGSQLERMGRLFATPKRPARNVAIIGGGRIGFLVAEGLERQGVRVKIIERDQERAEEIAAKLEHVSVIQGEPTEREFLVQQGIENADAVVAATENDELNILASLLAKNLGVGRTLTVINKPDYIPLAEAAGIDVAGSPAIITARKIAHYVLRGGAIAAAVLEQSTLEAIEFVVAPGAQFAGKTMAEISLPADAIIAAFIRNGRAVVPPDEGTVEPGDHVVLVSTLAAIPDVENLFK
- a CDS encoding TrkH family potassium uptake protein; the protein is MSLISIVHFLGLLTALVGGAMAVPAVFSLTQGDRAAGALAAAAALTILCGSLMFFLTREGKKQLAQREVFVLVVAAWFTATAFGALPFYFSGVLPNYLDAFFETMSGFTTTGATVMTSITGQSEGILLWRSLTQWLGGMGIIMLFVALFPLLGIGAAQMAEAEMSGEKGERLTSRIRDTAKALWMIYVAFTLLCFAALVAAGLPLLDSVNISLTTMPTGGFAPVNLSIEDYGSIPVQFVVNFFMFLAGINFALFYYLFMKRRPGKLFRNPEFQLYAGLMGAAALILTFNLVSNDVMPFADALRQGAFQATAIMTSTGYSTANFDEWPALSRALLLMLMVIGGSAGSTAGGLKVIRLLVLFKYSYRRVILAFNPNAVIPLKVGDTVLAEKTVSRIISLTVIYFAVMWGGFLIMSALGLDIETALSAVVTTISNIGPGLGGVGPYESFAWIPDPGKMVLIVLMLAGRLEIFTLMVIFVPSFWRRY
- a CDS encoding universal stress protein codes for the protein MTEYHTLLVPVAGRAEDEDALELACHLSRCAGNARVVVTHIISVDRSLPLDAEIDSEIAKAEGVLSRFENLGKKYNCSVETNLLQARAVGPAIVDEAVEQKADTIVIGSDYKTHFGEFSLGEVVPYILQNAPCRVILSHRQQSI
- a CDS encoding TrkA family potassium uptake protein; this encodes MKVIIMGCGRVGAQLASLLDKEGHSVVALDTDAYSFRRLPADFKGTALLGNGLDEDVLKKAGIEEADAFVAVTQGDNRNVMAAQMARKIFNVNKVLCRIYDPLRRDLYTILGLEALSPTTIFAEMLKEKLET